In Drosophila teissieri strain GT53w chromosome 2R, Prin_Dtei_1.1, whole genome shotgun sequence, the following proteins share a genomic window:
- the LOC122615083 gene encoding uncharacterized protein LOC122615083 isoform X1: MDDRGVLSLVKKVVHSLVVSSPGKMTIEKLLRDYRSEEGCNLPYSKLGFKDAESFLRSIRDTVTVMGHGPMALITAVATAKSAHIQKLVHDQKKSRNRGSHKPKYCFASERSDLVFINESVRKINNRNMRPPPQTYQRPSNLNLPVSYPNYNRLLYPAHTPVVYANINEMICAGQQQVLYNHLQYNHYLQSLNNPYAFPQSTSRPQRSSSSYKANSAPLKANNWSQNGLKQEPLKEQIHQSRNVPKPGPSTENKQVELTQKIEKESQALAHAFENLSVDVAPTGHQEKPQYEIYETDEEEFLKDPFTSEKVQDPEEKDEPVSQDVSEHLSKSTIEKNAVKPLEPQKYVFDYASSDDGEDENAIPSFAVDDRVLGVDYPMDAVRSDFTLPVRDIESIIELQQRIEVQLVSLVNPHNFNFWIYNDEFNNYKELYDNMQMFYESLDTDKYTMPLCLINTDHLCVVRTSCTGVWERAKVVGYRPSNNGMTIEVELVDKGEIVCVSQQYVKFLLKQFATLPPHCLAGRLAFIAQWKAPNWSAAAVNFFYKMVSFRRLYAKVEAIKNKTAYLVLVDPERHAHTVNLNKSLIDSGWVRRCISL, encoded by the exons ATGGACGATCGCGGAGTGCTAAGCTTGGTGAAGAAGGTGGTCCACTCGCTGGTGGTGTCCTCACCAGGAAAAATGACCATTGAGAAGCTGCTGCGGGATTACCGCAGCGAAGAGGGCTGCAATTTGCCCTACAGCAAACTGGGATTCAAGGACGCCGAATCCTTCCTCCGATCCATTCGGGATACGGTTACg GTGATGGGCCACGGACCTATGGCATTGATAACTGCAGTAGCCACTGCCAAATCGGCGCACATTCAGAAACTAGTCCATGACCAGAAGAAGTCCAGGAACCGAGGCTCTCACAAACCCAAGTATTGCTTCGCCTCCGAGCGATCCGATTTGGTCTTCATCAATGAAAGTGTccgtaaaataaataacagaaACATGCGGCCGCCGCCTCAAACTTATCAGAGGCCCAGCAATCTGAATCTTCCTGTTTCGTATCCCAACTATAATCGACTGTTATATCCCGCCCACACGCCTGTTGTTTACGCCAATATTAACGAAATGATCTGCGCCGGACAGCAGCAGGTGCTATATAATCATCTGCAATACAACCATTACCTTCAGTCATTGAATAATCCGTATGCCTTTCCGCAGAGTACCTCCAGACCCCAAAGGTCAAGCTCTTCGTATAAAGCCAACTCTGCGCCGTTAAAAGCTAATAATTGGTCGCAGAATGGCCTGAAACAGGAACCCCTAAAAGAGCAAATCCATCAGTCACGAAATGTTCCAAAGCCTGGCCCTTCAACTGAGAATAAGCAAGTCGAGCTAACTCAGAAAATAGAGAAAGAATCCCAGGCATTGGCCCACGCGTTTGAAAACCTATCCGTGGACGTTGCTCCCACTGGTCACCAAGAAAAGCCACAGTACGAGATATATGAGACTGATGAggaagaatttttaaaggacCCCTTCACCTCTGAAAAGGTACAAGATCCAGAGGAGAAAGATGAGCCCGTTTCCCAGGATGTCTCTGAACACCTATCCAAGTCCACAATTGAAAAGAATGCGGTCAAGCCTCTGGAACCCCAGAAGTATGTCTTTGACTACGCGTCATCTGACGATGGGGAAGATGAAAATGCCATTCCTTCTTTTGCTGTG GACGATCGAGTTCTAGGCGTTGACTATCCTATGGATGCGGTTCGTTCTGATTTCACATTGCCTGTTCGCGATATCGAGTCCATTATCGAGTTACAGCAACGCATTGAAGTGCAGTTGGTGAGTTTGGTCAATCCACACAACTTCAACTTCTGGATATATAACGATGAGTTTAATAACTACAAGGAACTCTATGACAATATGCA GATGTTTTATGAAAGTCTTGACACGGATAAATACACAATGCCACTGTGTTTAATAAATACGGATCATCTCTGTGTGGTCCGCACTAGCTGCACGGGTGTCTGGGAAAGAGCCAAAGTAGTAGGGTACCGGCCCAGTAACAACGGAATGACGATCGAAGTAGAGCTGGTTGACAAAGGGGAGATAGTCTGCGTGAGCCAACAGTATGTCAAGTTTCTGCTAAAGCAGTTTGCCACGCTGCCACCGCACTGTTTGGCCGGTCGATTGGCCTTTATAGCGCAATGGAAGGCCCCAAACTGGTCCGCAGCAGCTGTTAACTTCTTCTACAAGATGGTATCCTTTCGCAGACTTTACGCCAAGGTGGAAGCCATTAAG AACAAAACTGCCTATCTTGTGCTAGTGGATCCGGAAAGACATGCACACACTGTCAATTTAAATAAGTCGCTCATAGACTCCGGTTGGGTGCGTCGCTGCATAAGTTTATAG
- the LOC122615083 gene encoding uncharacterized protein LOC122615083 isoform X2 — protein MDDRGVLSLVKKVVHSLVVSSPGKMTIEKLLRDYRSEEGCNLPYSKLGFKDAESFLRSIRDTVTVMGHGPMALITAVATAKSAHIQKLVHDQKKSRNRGSHKPKYCFASERSDLVFINESVRKINNRNMRPPPQTYQRPSNLNLPVSYPNYNRLLYPAHTPVVYANINEMICAGQQQSTSRPQRSSSSYKANSAPLKANNWSQNGLKQEPLKEQIHQSRNVPKPGPSTENKQVELTQKIEKESQALAHAFENLSVDVAPTGHQEKPQYEIYETDEEEFLKDPFTSEKVQDPEEKDEPVSQDVSEHLSKSTIEKNAVKPLEPQKYVFDYASSDDGEDENAIPSFAVDDRVLGVDYPMDAVRSDFTLPVRDIESIIELQQRIEVQLVSLVNPHNFNFWIYNDEFNNYKELYDNMQMFYESLDTDKYTMPLCLINTDHLCVVRTSCTGVWERAKVVGYRPSNNGMTIEVELVDKGEIVCVSQQYVKFLLKQFATLPPHCLAGRLAFIAQWKAPNWSAAAVNFFYKMVSFRRLYAKVEAIKNKTAYLVLVDPERHAHTVNLNKSLIDSGWVRRCISL, from the exons ATGGACGATCGCGGAGTGCTAAGCTTGGTGAAGAAGGTGGTCCACTCGCTGGTGGTGTCCTCACCAGGAAAAATGACCATTGAGAAGCTGCTGCGGGATTACCGCAGCGAAGAGGGCTGCAATTTGCCCTACAGCAAACTGGGATTCAAGGACGCCGAATCCTTCCTCCGATCCATTCGGGATACGGTTACg GTGATGGGCCACGGACCTATGGCATTGATAACTGCAGTAGCCACTGCCAAATCGGCGCACATTCAGAAACTAGTCCATGACCAGAAGAAGTCCAGGAACCGAGGCTCTCACAAACCCAAGTATTGCTTCGCCTCCGAGCGATCCGATTTGGTCTTCATCAATGAAAGTGTccgtaaaataaataacagaaACATGCGGCCGCCGCCTCAAACTTATCAGAGGCCCAGCAATCTGAATCTTCCTGTTTCGTATCCCAACTATAATCGACTGTTATATCCCGCCCACACGCCTGTTGTTTACGCCAATATTAACGAAATGATCTGCGCCGGACAGCAGCAG AGTACCTCCAGACCCCAAAGGTCAAGCTCTTCGTATAAAGCCAACTCTGCGCCGTTAAAAGCTAATAATTGGTCGCAGAATGGCCTGAAACAGGAACCCCTAAAAGAGCAAATCCATCAGTCACGAAATGTTCCAAAGCCTGGCCCTTCAACTGAGAATAAGCAAGTCGAGCTAACTCAGAAAATAGAGAAAGAATCCCAGGCATTGGCCCACGCGTTTGAAAACCTATCCGTGGACGTTGCTCCCACTGGTCACCAAGAAAAGCCACAGTACGAGATATATGAGACTGATGAggaagaatttttaaaggacCCCTTCACCTCTGAAAAGGTACAAGATCCAGAGGAGAAAGATGAGCCCGTTTCCCAGGATGTCTCTGAACACCTATCCAAGTCCACAATTGAAAAGAATGCGGTCAAGCCTCTGGAACCCCAGAAGTATGTCTTTGACTACGCGTCATCTGACGATGGGGAAGATGAAAATGCCATTCCTTCTTTTGCTGTG GACGATCGAGTTCTAGGCGTTGACTATCCTATGGATGCGGTTCGTTCTGATTTCACATTGCCTGTTCGCGATATCGAGTCCATTATCGAGTTACAGCAACGCATTGAAGTGCAGTTGGTGAGTTTGGTCAATCCACACAACTTCAACTTCTGGATATATAACGATGAGTTTAATAACTACAAGGAACTCTATGACAATATGCA GATGTTTTATGAAAGTCTTGACACGGATAAATACACAATGCCACTGTGTTTAATAAATACGGATCATCTCTGTGTGGTCCGCACTAGCTGCACGGGTGTCTGGGAAAGAGCCAAAGTAGTAGGGTACCGGCCCAGTAACAACGGAATGACGATCGAAGTAGAGCTGGTTGACAAAGGGGAGATAGTCTGCGTGAGCCAACAGTATGTCAAGTTTCTGCTAAAGCAGTTTGCCACGCTGCCACCGCACTGTTTGGCCGGTCGATTGGCCTTTATAGCGCAATGGAAGGCCCCAAACTGGTCCGCAGCAGCTGTTAACTTCTTCTACAAGATGGTATCCTTTCGCAGACTTTACGCCAAGGTGGAAGCCATTAAG AACAAAACTGCCTATCTTGTGCTAGTGGATCCGGAAAGACATGCACACACTGTCAATTTAAATAAGTCGCTCATAGACTCCGGTTGGGTGCGTCGCTGCATAAGTTTATAG